The following are from one region of the Nostoc cf. commune SO-36 genome:
- a CDS encoding aldo/keto reductase — protein sequence MQSLQKLLLPIMGCGTWAWGNQLLWGYNESMDDQLQAVFNLCVSNGVTLFDTGDSYGTGRLNGRSELLLGRFNREYVGLGKENICIATKLAAYPWRWTRQSMVNACKASAQRLGKNVDLVQMHWSTANYALWQEEGLLDGLADVYEQGLVKGVGLSNYGPKRLKQVQIKFAERGVPISTLQVQYSLSSTYPVTQLKLKDLCDELGIKLIAYSPLALGLLTGKYSEQGPWPKGIRGLLFRQILPGMRSLLGCLQEVAQFRNKTMSQVAINWCICKGTIPIPGAKSVEQARQNLGALGWQLDAGEIAELDKAAANADKKMVQNIFQTK from the coding sequence ATGCAGAGTCTCCAAAAACTTTTACTCCCAATCATGGGCTGCGGCACTTGGGCTTGGGGCAACCAACTGCTGTGGGGATATAACGAAAGTATGGATGACCAGTTGCAAGCCGTTTTTAACCTTTGTGTAAGCAACGGTGTGACCTTATTTGATACAGGTGATTCTTACGGAACTGGCAGATTGAATGGTCGGAGTGAGTTACTTTTAGGACGATTCAACCGAGAATATGTCGGTTTAGGTAAAGAAAATATTTGTATTGCTACTAAGTTGGCTGCTTACCCGTGGAGATGGACACGCCAATCAATGGTTAATGCTTGCAAAGCATCTGCTCAACGGTTGGGAAAGAATGTAGATTTGGTACAGATGCACTGGTCTACAGCAAACTATGCTCTTTGGCAAGAAGAAGGATTGTTGGATGGTCTTGCCGATGTCTATGAGCAAGGACTGGTCAAGGGAGTGGGACTATCCAATTATGGGCCGAAACGGCTTAAGCAAGTGCAGATAAAGTTTGCTGAACGAGGTGTACCGATTAGTACTCTGCAAGTTCAATACTCTTTATCGTCTACATATCCTGTCACTCAGCTAAAACTCAAAGACCTTTGTGATGAGTTGGGAATTAAATTGATTGCCTACAGCCCGCTAGCTTTGGGACTACTAACAGGAAAATACTCTGAGCAAGGCCCTTGGCCTAAAGGCATCCGAGGTCTATTATTTAGGCAGATATTACCAGGAATGCGATCGCTTTTGGGATGTTTGCAAGAGGTGGCACAGTTCAGAAATAAAACCATGTCACAGGTGGCAATTAATTGGTGCATCTGTAAAGGGACTATTCCCATCCCTGGAGCAAAGAGCGTCGAACAGGCGAGGCAGAATCTTGGTGCGTTAGGTTGGCAATTAGACGCTGGTGAGATTGCAGAGTTAGATAAGGCGGCAGCAAATGCAGACAAAAAAATGGTACAAAATATCTTTCAAACTAAGTGA